The proteins below come from a single Corylus avellana chromosome ca3, CavTom2PMs-1.0 genomic window:
- the LOC132176441 gene encoding vascular-related unknown protein 1-like → MENSINSMSKALSSNERTSGSPEESGWTVYFEDFLVNNNNEEHMMSRYCSSRFETSNSLVSDAASLIGKKSMVKSSKRLSFKKRKTIGALVDDSLEDTASSPVSSPKVCNELNEMNMKIAKRSDNTEISQEKGSASGQIEERSEVGFIGRDSDCTELKKSGLCLVPFSMLINYFG, encoded by the exons ATGGAGAACTCGATCAATTCTATGAGCAAAGCCCTCTCATCCAATGAAAGAACTTCTGGGTCTCCCGAGGAGAGTGGCTGGACTGTCTACTTTGAAGATTTCTTAGTCAACAACAACAACGAAGAACACATGATGAGTCGTTATTGCTCTTCCCGTTTTGAAACCTCTAATTCTCTGGTTTCTGATGCTGCTTCTTTGATCGGGAAAAAGTCTATGGTTAAGAGTAGTAAAAGATTGAGCTTCAAGAAGAGGAAAACAATCGGAGCTTTGGTTGATGATTCTCTGGAAGATACTGCTAGCTCTCCTGTCAGCAGCCCCAAG GTTTGTAATGAACTGAATGAGATGAATATGAAGATTGCAAAACGAAGCGATAATACAGAAATATCTCAG GAGAAAGGGAGTGCTTCAGGACAGATAGAGGAGAGAAGTGAAGTGGGTTTTATTGGGAGAGATAGTGATTGCACAGAACTAAAAAAGAGTGGCCTTTGCTTAGTTCCTTTCtctatgttaattaattattttgggtaA
- the LOC132174546 gene encoding homeobox-leucine zipper protein PROTODERMAL FACTOR 2-like — protein sequence MDGFGPSDDDDDHTQTMEDNDDDDESMSETESMTSSLDEMTSSDSDSDDSIAGIDRELYAMNVASERMQVGRQLGFVPPDVNSKINSSASQSNRDAGSPPVTPRSPPHSPGTNHSDCGSNSYVGSNIRRASDLFMAVSVSAEVNKMKITELAVAAMEELTKMALKGEPLWRLQEDGKSEILNDVEYIREFRHVDSTLMEIMKMVEVRHSQCLPSLDSNSEFELESEYKPLPHEIGPEPLHTEASRETGYVRINPVSIVELLMDFKHWSSLFSNIVSKAVMLGVLSSSEVEGNFDGTLQVMTAEFHVPSPLVPVRESYFARYCKQLCPGTWGVVDVSLENLFPYPSIKFRRRPSGCLIQTMPNGWSKVIWVEHVEVDNRWVHNIFQPIVISGFAYSAKRWINTIVRQCVRYATLMARSTSTYAGVLISQDGRTSLLKLSERMVRTFCVEISASTENKWMKFPIRGADDMRIMTKYSTTDYIGKPPGPSVAFATTVWLPAASPKHVFNFLRHENFRNKWDILSYGHAIRENAYVVNGEDPRNRISIMEVVASPVMYLQESYTDSTGSYVIYAPMDSYAISLVLNGGNPDNIAILPSGFAILPDRPTWGSGSSGEESSGSLVTVAFHIVDGASSEDSIPPESLDTMHHILMETAISIRTAVTPN from the exons ATGGATGGGTTTGGACCgtcggatgatgatgatgatcatacTCAGACTATGGAGgacaatgatgatgatgatgagtccATGAGCGAAACGGAGAGTATGACCTCCAGCCTTGATGAAATGACGAGTAGTGACAGTGACAGTGACGATAGTATCGCCGGGATTGATCGTGAACTCTATGCTATGAA TGTTGCAAGTGAGAGGATGCAGGTTGGAAGACAATTAGGGTTTGTGCCTCCAGATGTGAATTCTAAG ATCAATAGCAGTGCTTCACAAAGCAATAGAGATGCTGGCTCCCCTCCAGTAACTCCTCGGTCGCCGCCGCATTCGCCGGGCACCAACCACTCAGACTGTGGGTCAAACTCATATGTGGGGAGCAACATTCGACGAGCAAGTGATCTCTTTATGGCAGTTTCAGTATCCGCTGAGGTAAACAAGATGAAAATCACTGAGCTTGCTGTTGCAGCCATGGAAGAGTTGACAAAAATGGCCCTCAAGGGAGAACCTTTATGGCGGCTCCAAGAAGATGGGAAAAGTGAGATTCTAAATGATGTTGAATACATAAGGGAATTCAGACATGTCGATTCCACTTTGATGGAGATAATGAAAATGGTCGAGGTGAGACACTCTCAGTGCCTTCCAAGCTTGGACAGCAATTCTGAATTCGAGCTTGAAAGTGAATACAAGCCCTTGCCTCATGAAATTGGACCAGAACCTCTGCATACTGAAGCTTCTCGTGAAACTGGTTATGTTAGAATCAACCCAGTCAGCATTGTTGAATTGCTCATGGATTTC AAGCACTGGTCATCGCTGTTTTCCAATATCGTTTCGAAAGCGGTAATGCTTGGAGTTTTATCATCATCAGAAGTGGAAGGGAACTTCGATGGAACTCTGCAAGTG ATGACAGCGGAATTTCATGTCCCTTCTCCACTTGTCCCAGTTCGAGAGAGCTATTTTGCAAGATACTGTAAACAGCTATGCCCCGGGACATGGGGAGTTGTTGATGTATCTTTGGAAAATTTGTTCCCTTATCCATCAATTAAATTTCGAAGAAGACCATCAGGCTGTCTAATCCAAACAATGCCTAATGGATGGTCCAAG GTTATATGGGTTGAGCATGTGGAAGTGGACAACAGATGGGTGCACAATATCTTTCAGCCGATAGTCATATCTGGTTTTGCATATAGTGCAAAGCGTTGGATTAACACTATAGTTCGACAATGTGTACGCTATGCTACTCTAATGGCTAGAAGCACATCGACTTATGCTGGCG TACTAATATCACAAGATGGGAGAACAAGTCTGCTGAAGCTGTCAGAGAGAATGGTGAGAACCTTTTGTGTTGAAATTAGTGCTTCTACAGAAAACAAATGGATGAAATTTCCTATACGTGGGGCTGATGATATGAGGATCATGACTAAATATAGCACCACTGATTATATTGGGAAGCCTCCTGGTCCCTCTGTAGCTTTTGCTACCACAGTCTGGCTTCCAGCTGCCTCGCCAAAGCATGTATTCAACTTCCTTCGTCATGAGAATTTTCGAAACAAG TGGGATATCCTTTCATATGGACACGCCATCCGAGAAAATGCATACGTTGTTAATGGCGAGGATCCAAGAAACCGCATTTCTATAATGGAAGTGGTT gCTTCGCCAGTTATGTATCTGCAAGAGAGTTACACCGACTCAACAGGGTCTTACGTGATATATGCACCAATGGACTCATATGCCATATCCTTGGTCTTAAATGGCGGAAACCCAGACAATATTGCCATCTTGCCCTCAGGGTTTGCTATCCTCCCTGATAGGCCCACGTGGGGATCCGGATCATCAGGAGAGGAAAGCAGTGGAAGTCTTGTCACTGTTGCTTTCCACATAGTTGATGGGGCTTCGTCTGAGGATTCTATTCCTCCTGAATCACTCGACACCATGCACCACATCCTCATGGAAACTGCCATCTCCATTAGGACTGCTGTCACACCAAATTAA
- the LOC132174545 gene encoding protein disulfide-isomerase 5-3-like, which translates to MAVPGNLVISARSGAHSFDPSQMNMSHVISNLSFGRKIAPRVMSDVKRLIPYLGGSHDRLNGRPFINHRDLGANVTIEHYLQIVKTEVITRGSHKLVEEYEYTAHSSLAQSLYVPVTKFHFELSPMQVLITENPKSFSHFITNVCAIIGGVFTVAGILDSILHNTIRMMKKVELGKNF; encoded by the exons ATGGCG GTTCCAGGAAACCTTGTCATCTCAGCTCGTTCAGGAGCCCATTCGTTTGATCCTAGTCAAATGAATATGTCACACGTCATATCCAATCTTTCTTTTGGCCGGAAGATTGCACCTAGGGTGATGAGTGATGTGAAGCGCTTGATACCTTATCTTGGTGGAAGTCATGACAGGTTGAATGGGCGACCATTCATTAATCATCGTGATTTGGGTGCAAATGTTACT ATCGAGCATTATCTTCAAATAGTTAAAACGGAGGTGATAACAAGAGGATCTCATAAATTAGTTGAGGAATACGAGTACACAGCCCACAGCAGTTTGGCTCAGAGCCTATACGTACCTGTTACAAAATTCCATTTTGAGCTTTCTCCAATGCAG GTTTTAATAACTGAGAATCCAAAGTCCTTTTCACATTTTATCACAAATGTCTGCGCAATTATTGGGGGTGTTTTCACG GTTGCTGGAATCTTGGATTCCATTCTGCACAACACCATTAGAATGATGAAGAAAGTAGAGTTGGGTAAAAATTTTTGA
- the LOC132173389 gene encoding protein disulfide-isomerase 5-3-like, translated as MFSTSKIKSVDFYRKIPRDLTEASLSGAGLSLVAALSMMFLFGMELSNYLTVSTSTTVIVDKSSDGDFLRIDFNISFPALSCEFASVDVSDILGTNRLNITKTIRKFSIDPDLRPTGAEFHSGPISHYIKHGDEVDEEPVDGSVPLTAQNFDKYSHIHQILVVNFFAPWCYWSNRLKPAWEKTAKTIRERYDPELDGRILLGKVDCTQEPDLCRRHHIQGYPSIRIFRKGSDVRDDHGHHDHESYYGDRDEDSLVKTMEALVAAIPVESQKPALEGKSANMSQNAKRPAPLTGGCRIEGYVRVKKVPGNLVISARSGAHSFDPSQMNMSHVISNLSFGRKIAPRVMSDVKRLIPYLGGSHDRLNGRPFINHRDLGANVTIEHYLQIVKTEVITRGSHKLVEEYEYTAHSSLAQSLYVPVTKFHFELSPMQVLITENPKSFSHFITNVCAIIGGVFTVAGILDSILHNTIRMMKKVELGKNF; from the exons ATGTTTTCCACCAGCAAGATCAAATCCGTTGATTTTTACAG GAAAATTCCAAGAGATTTGACAGAGGCGTCATTATCAGGTGCAGGATTATCCCTAGTAGCAGCACTGTCCATGATGTTTTTATTTGGAATG GAATTGAGTAATTATTTGACTGTCAGCACATCTACGACTGTTATAGTTGATAAGAGTTCTGATGGAGACTTCTTACGCATTGATTTTAATATCAG TTTTCCTGCCCTCTCATGTGAATTTGCATCGGTAGACGTGAGTGATATCTTGGGAACA AACAGGTTGaatataacaaaaacaattcGCAAGTTTTCGATAGATCCAGATTTAAGACCTACTGGTGCCGAGTTTCACTCAGGACCAATTTCTCATTACATTAAGCATGGGGATGAAGTTGATGAAGAACCTGTTGATGGCTCTGTCCCACTAACAGCTCAGAATTTTGATAAATATTCTCATAT ACATCAGATTTTGgttgtaaatttttttgctCCTTGGTGCTACTGGAGCAATCGCCTG AAACCAGCATGGGAAAAGACGGCCAAAACAATAAGAGAAAG ATACGATCCAGAGTTGGATGGGCGGATTCTTTTGGGAAAGGTAGATTGCACTCAGGAACCTGACTTGTGTAGGAG GCATCATATACAAGGCTATCCATCAATTCGCATTTTTCGTAAAGGAAGTGATGTTAG GGATGACCATGGACACCATGACCATGAATCTTATTATGGAGATCGAGATGAAGATAGTTTGGTTAAG ACAATGGAAGCTTTGGTTGCAGCTATTCCAGTGGAGTCTCAGAAGCCAGCTTTGGAGGGCAAGTCTGCAAATATGTCACAGAATGCTAAAAGACCTGCACCATTGACAGGGGGATGTAGAATTGAAGGATATGTGCGAGTTAAAAAG GTTCCAGGAAACCTTGTCATCTCAGCTCGTTCAGGAGCCCATTCGTTTGATCCTAGTCAAATGAATATGTCACACGTCATATCCAATCTTTCTTTTGGCCGGAAGATTGCACCTAGGGTGATGAGTGATGTGAAGCGCTTGATACCTTATCTTGGTGGAAGTCATGACAGGTTGAATGGGCGACCATTCATTAATCATCGTGATTTGGGTGCAAATGTTACT ATCGAGCATTATCTTCAAATAGTTAAAACGGAGGTGATAACAAGAGGATCTCATAAATTAGTTGAGGAATACGAGTACACAGCCCACAGCAGTTTGGCTCAGAGCCTATACGTACCTGTTACAAAATTCCATTTTGAGCTTTCTCCAATGCAG GTTTTAATAACTGAGAATCCAAAGTCCTTTTCACATTTTATCACAAATGTCTGCGCAATTATTGGGGGTGTTTTCACG GTTGCTGGAATCTTGGATTCCATTCTGCACAACACCATTAGAATGATGAAGAAAGTAGAGTTGGGTAAAAATTTTTGA
- the LOC132173390 gene encoding electron transfer flavoprotein subunit alpha, mitochondrial — protein sequence MAARAMLRAFAKRTLPFHSLISRSASTLVLAEHEGGSINASSVSAVAAASSLNKDNSISVLLAGLGPSLQQAAAHAASCHPAVSQVLVADSDKFTYPLAEPWAKLVHLVQQRGGYSHIIAPSGSFGKNILPRAAALLDVSPVTDVIEISEPNLFVRPIYAGNALCTVRYNGDSPCMLTIRSTSFPVPPTSADSKDNEAPISQVDLSTFGEDSIGKSRYVNQTSQNTERPDLGNARIVVTGGRGLKNAENFKMIEKLAEKLGAAVGATRAAVDAGFVPNDLQVGQTGKIVAPELYMAFGVSGAIQHLAGIRDSKVIVAVNKDADAAIFQVADYGLVGDLFEVIPELLEKLPERK from the exons ATGGCAGCCCGCGCGATGCTCAGAGCGTTCGCGAAACGCACCCTTCCGTTCCACTCTTTAATTTCTCGATCC GCTAGCACGTTGGTTCTTGCTGAGCATGAAGGTGGTTCTATCAATGCCTCATCTGTGAGTGCAGTTGCAGCTGCAAGCTCTTTAAACAAGGACAACTCCATCTCTGTGCTATTGGCCGGCTTGGGTCCTTCACTTCAACAAGCTGCTGCACATGCCGCCTCATGTCATCCTGCAGTTTCTCAG GTGCTTGTAGCTGATTCGGATAAATTTACATATCCTTTAGCAGAACCTTGGGCTAAACTAGTCCATTTGGTTCAGCAGAGAGGTGGCTACTCACACATAATTGCACCTTCAGGTTCATTTGGGAAAAACATTCTACCACGCGCAGCGGCTCTGTTAGATGTTTCTCCAGTTACAGATGTTATTGAAATATCTGAACCTAATTTATTTGTCAG GCCCATATATGCTGGAAATGCACTTTGTACAGTTCGATATAATGGTGACAGCCCTTGTATGTTGACCATTAGATCCACATCTTTCCCAGTGCCCCCAACCTCAGCTGATTCAAAAGATAATGAAGCTCCTATCTCCCAGGTTGATCTCTCGACCTTCGGTGAAg ATTCTATAGGTAAATCTAGATATGTAAATCAGACCTCTCAGAATACAGAACGCCCAGATCTTGGGAATGCACGAATTGTAGTCACAGGGGGCCGTGGGTTGAAAAATGCTGAGAACTTCAAGATGATAGAGAAGCTTGCAGAGAAACTTGGTGCAGCTG TTGGTGCTACCCGTGCTGCTGTTGATGCTGGATTTGTTCCTAATGACCTCCAG GTTGGCCAAACTGGAAAGATTGTCGCCCCAGAGTTATATATGGCTTTTGGTGTATCAGGAGCCATCCAGCACTTGGCAGGCATTAGAGATTCCAAGGTCATTGTTGCTGTTAACAAAGATGCAGATGCAGCCATATTTCAG GTTGCTGATTATGGACTCGTAGGTGATCTTTTTGAGGTGATACCAGAATTGCTAGAGAAGCTTCCAGAGAGAAAATAA